The proteins below are encoded in one region of Haladaptatus sp. R4:
- a CDS encoding glutathione S-transferase N-terminal domain-containing protein — protein MSSITLYSLDGCPFCQKVHDALDEADIEYETEWVEALHSKRNEVKRVSGQRGVPVLVNEDSGVTMAESKKIVEYVEQSLV, from the coding sequence ATGAGTTCGATAACGCTGTACTCGCTCGATGGCTGCCCGTTCTGCCAGAAAGTCCACGACGCGCTCGATGAGGCGGACATCGAGTACGAGACGGAGTGGGTCGAAGCGCTCCACTCGAAGCGGAACGAGGTCAAACGCGTCAGCGGTCAGCGCGGCGTGCCGGTGCTCGTGAACGAGGATTCGGGCGTCACGATGGCCGAGAGCAAGAAAATCGTCGAGTACGTGGAGCAGTCGCTCGTATGA
- a CDS encoding cob(I)yrinic acid a,c-diamide adenosyltransferase yields the protein MKIYTGRGDAGQTDLQNMSRVSKASPRIEAYGTVDEVNALIGRCRPTGHDDVDEHLREIQNHLHIVQADLANPEPDEDDPQVRAEHADLLESWMDAYDEELDPLTSFILPGGSESGAELHHARAVCRRAERRAVALASEEEINENAVTYLNRLSDALFILARVVNKRDGEREESPTY from the coding sequence ATGAAGATATACACCGGTCGCGGCGACGCGGGGCAGACCGACCTGCAGAACATGTCCCGCGTCTCGAAAGCCAGCCCGCGAATCGAGGCCTACGGGACGGTGGACGAGGTGAACGCCCTCATCGGGCGCTGCAGACCGACGGGGCACGACGACGTGGACGAACACCTCCGCGAAATCCAGAACCACCTCCACATCGTGCAGGCCGACTTGGCCAACCCGGAACCCGACGAGGACGACCCGCAGGTGAGGGCCGAACACGCCGACCTGCTCGAATCGTGGATGGACGCCTACGACGAGGAACTGGACCCCCTCACGTCGTTCATCCTCCCCGGTGGCAGCGAATCGGGGGCGGAACTCCACCACGCCCGCGCCGTCTGCCGCCGCGCCGAACGTCGCGCAGTTGCACTGGCAAGCGAGGAGGAGATCAACGAGAACGCCGTGACGTACCTGAACCGGCTATCGGACGCGCTGTTCATCCTCGCCCGCGTCGTGAACAAACGCGACGGGGAACGGGAAGAGAGTCCGACGTACTGA